One genomic region from Rosa rugosa chromosome 1, drRosRugo1.1, whole genome shotgun sequence encodes:
- the LOC133727472 gene encoding transcription factor RAX3-like has protein sequence MGRAPCCDKTKVKKGPWSPEEDAKLKSYIDKHGTGGNWIALPQKIGLKRCGKSCRLRWLNYLRPNIKHGGFSEEEDNIICSLYINIGSRWSIIAAQLPGRTDNDIKNYWNTRLKKKLLGKQRKEQQAQNRKAAASLKQEIKRSSTTTNFHLPPDDFVNQVNPYWAPVLPVVLPVMSYQTHDAQVLDDHQASIKNMLIKLGGRFSDTTNSMYSPVDHISSTSSHQFYQNSGIDHMLACSPAANTNYAQLGPSPSPTMFHGVDHQSDLEAELSELVFGNSQPHQQYDGLAGFYQMETLNNGSTGGTTSTSAESEISWGDISSLVYSTTTPMVSEYENSCQQGVRPSDSAFAESTYFGMK, from the exons ATGGGGAGAGCTCCTTGCTGTGACAAAACCAAGGTCAAGAAAGGCCCATGGTCACCTGAAGAAGATGCCAAACTCAAGTCTTACATTGACAAGCATGGCACCGGTGGCAACTGGATTGCCTTGCCGCAGAAGATAG GTCTTAAAAGATGTGGGAAGAGCTGTCGGCTGAGATGGTTGAATTATCTCCGGCCCAATATCAAGCACGGTGGGTTCTCTGAGGAAGAAGATAACATCATCTGCAGCCTCTATATCAATATTGGAAGCAG GTGGTCTATCATTGCAGCCCAATTACCCGGGCGAACTGATAATGATATTAAGAATTACTGGAACACAAGACTGAAGAAGAAGCTTTTGGGCAAGCAGCGGAAAGAACAACAGGCACAGAATCGTAAAGCCGCCGCCAGCCTAAAGCAAGAGATCAAGAGATCAAGTACTACAACAAACTTTCATCTTCCTCCTGATGATTTTGTGAACCAAGTAAACCCTTACTGGGCCCCAGTGCTTCCTGTAGTGCTGCCAGTGATGAGTTATCAAACCCATGATGCTCAAGTACTTGATGACCACCAGGCATCCATTAAGAACATGCTGATCAAACTTGGAGGAAGATTTTCTGACACCACAAATTCTATGTATTCGCCTGTTGATCACATTTCCTCTACCTCATCACATCAGTTCTACCAGAACTCCGGTATTGATCATATGCTTGCTTGTTCACCAGCAGCCAACACCAACTATGCTCAATTGGGTCCAAGTCCAAGTCCGACCATGTTTCATGGGGTTGATCATCAGAGTGATCTAGAGGCGGAGCTAAGCGAATTGGTTTTCGGAAACAGCCAGCCTCATCAACAGTATGATGGTTTGGCTGGCTTTTATCAAATGGAGACTTTGAATAATGGTAGCACTGGAGGGACTACTAGTACTTCTGCAGAGAGTGAAATTAGTTGGGGAGACATAAGCTCCTTGGTTTATAGTACAACTACTCCTATGGTTTCTGAGTACGAAAATAGTTGTCAACAAGGCGTGCGGCCATCAGATTCTGCTTTTGCCGAGTCAACCTACTTCGGCATGAAATAG